One genomic window of Trichlorobacter lovleyi includes the following:
- a CDS encoding ATP-dependent helicase encodes MNRLTTDFKAVYQRLNQAQRKAVDTLEGPVLVIAGPGTGKTEILAARIANILRTTDATPESILCLTYTDAGTVAMRSRLLQFIGPNAYRVDIFTFHAFCNLVIQENADHFGLRSLTTISELEQFRFVREIIDAFPHEHPLTRSTGDIHFESDRLLALYEIMKKEDWSADWLAARVDAYAATLPDNPDFLYKRQTRAGDGTVYRKGALNERKLREELRKLEQLKAAARSFDDYQQLLKERGRYDFADMILWCSAAFKQNADLLASYQERYLYLLVDEFQDTSGSQFELLMQLADYWDAPNLFVVGDDDQSIFRFQGASVENIRRFVERYRPSLTTVTLTDNHRSSQLILDGAGALIGRNQERLSDEKQLVAMNPEVAALPEPPQLEGYATLAHETVAIANRIGALLDAGVLPEKIAVIYRNHSQSEEIIRYLTARGVAVQTRRRADILQEPLILKLMNVLRYLAAELDRPHSGERLLFEILHEPWFGVPPLALARLSVEIARHRTEKRPSYWRDQLPLRGMDKGQQALFPASDDLHLRQAGETIEELLRDAATMTLQELLHHVITRLGILAQALSAHERVWHLELLNTLFDFVREETAKQPLSLTELLAMLADMQRQGISLAVEKLSYTGAGVNFLTAHGSKGLQFDHVFMLGCTRGVWDSASRNRTYSMPPTIWSGPAGSEEEESRRLFYVAMTRARKELVISWPERDNKEKELEKSRFVAELAESGAGSIRQNVLSDEELLAFGNAVLQAMPARLPAALIDDAFVDSLLQKYSLSVTHLNSYLRCPLSFYFNTLLRVPAPMSSALTFGSAVHHALEQLFRKMKADPTGRFPAAEVFVEDFRWFMRRHEEGFTPAEFRRRLEYGETILPGFYAAHHTGWKRDALVEYPFRNILMDGIPLNGKLDMLEFSGNHVTVVDYKTGNPQNARKKLNPPDPEKVAKALAEGREPNDDDRLGGDYWRQAVFYRILVEHEPRRNWVMTSARFEFVEPEKESGEFRSARFEVSDDEVAQVRQQVKEVYARIQAKQFHNGCGKPECEWCSFVKRFEGR; translated from the coding sequence ATGAACAGACTGACCACTGATTTCAAGGCCGTCTACCAGCGGCTGAACCAGGCCCAGCGCAAGGCCGTGGACACCCTTGAAGGGCCTGTGCTGGTGATTGCCGGACCCGGAACCGGCAAGACCGAGATTCTGGCGGCCCGGATCGCCAATATCCTGCGGACCACCGATGCGACACCGGAGAGTATCCTCTGTCTGACCTACACCGATGCCGGCACTGTGGCGATGCGCAGCCGTCTGCTGCAGTTCATCGGCCCCAATGCCTACCGGGTCGATATCTTTACCTTTCATGCCTTCTGCAATCTGGTGATCCAGGAAAATGCCGACCACTTCGGCCTACGCAGCCTGACCACCATCTCGGAACTGGAGCAGTTCCGTTTTGTGCGGGAGATTATTGATGCCTTTCCCCATGAGCATCCCCTGACCCGTTCCACCGGCGATATCCATTTTGAGTCGGATCGTCTGCTGGCCTTGTACGAGATCATGAAGAAGGAGGACTGGTCCGCCGATTGGCTGGCCGCCCGGGTGGATGCCTATGCCGCCACCCTGCCGGATAATCCTGATTTTCTCTATAAACGCCAGACCAGGGCCGGTGATGGTACGGTCTACAGGAAAGGCGCTCTGAACGAGCGGAAGCTGCGGGAGGAACTGCGTAAACTGGAACAGTTGAAGGCAGCGGCCCGCAGCTTTGATGACTACCAGCAGTTGCTGAAAGAGCGGGGACGCTACGACTTTGCCGACATGATCCTCTGGTGCAGCGCCGCCTTCAAGCAGAATGCCGACCTGCTGGCCAGCTATCAGGAACGCTACCTCTACCTGCTGGTGGATGAGTTCCAGGATACCAGCGGCTCCCAGTTTGAGCTGCTGATGCAACTGGCCGATTACTGGGATGCCCCCAACCTGTTTGTGGTGGGGGATGACGATCAGTCGATCTTCCGCTTCCAGGGGGCCAGCGTCGAGAACATCCGGCGTTTTGTGGAGCGTTACCGCCCGTCACTTACCACGGTTACCCTGACCGACAACCACCGTTCCTCGCAGCTGATTCTGGACGGGGCAGGGGCGTTGATCGGCCGTAATCAGGAACGTCTGAGCGATGAAAAGCAGCTGGTCGCCATGAACCCGGAAGTGGCCGCACTGCCGGAACCGCCGCAACTGGAGGGGTACGCCACCCTGGCCCATGAGACCGTGGCGATTGCCAACCGGATCGGGGCGCTGCTGGATGCCGGGGTGCTGCCGGAAAAGATTGCGGTGATCTACCGCAATCACAGCCAGTCAGAGGAGATCATCCGTTACCTGACAGCCCGCGGGGTGGCGGTACAGACCCGGCGGCGGGCCGATATCCTGCAGGAACCGCTGATTCTCAAGCTGATGAACGTGCTGCGCTATCTGGCTGCCGAACTGGATCGGCCCCATTCCGGAGAACGGCTGCTGTTTGAGATCCTGCATGAACCCTGGTTTGGGGTGCCGCCTCTGGCCCTGGCCAGACTGTCGGTGGAGATCGCCCGGCACCGGACCGAGAAACGTCCCAGCTACTGGCGTGATCAGTTGCCGCTGCGGGGAATGGACAAGGGGCAGCAGGCCCTGTTTCCGGCCAGCGATGACCTGCATCTGCGCCAGGCCGGTGAGACCATTGAAGAACTGCTGCGGGATGCTGCCACCATGACCCTGCAGGAGCTGCTGCACCATGTCATTACCAGGCTGGGGATTCTGGCCCAGGCCCTGTCGGCCCACGAACGGGTCTGGCATCTTGAGCTGCTGAACACCCTGTTTGACTTCGTGCGGGAGGAGACCGCCAAACAGCCGCTGTCTCTGACCGAGCTGCTGGCCATGCTGGCTGATATGCAACGCCAGGGGATCAGTCTGGCCGTGGAAAAGCTCAGCTATACCGGCGCCGGGGTCAACTTCCTGACCGCCCACGGTTCCAAGGGGTTGCAGTTTGACCACGTCTTCATGCTGGGCTGTACCCGTGGTGTCTGGGACAGTGCCTCCCGCAACCGTACCTACAGCATGCCCCCCACCATCTGGTCCGGCCCGGCCGGCAGTGAGGAGGAGGAATCGCGCCGTCTGTTCTATGTGGCCATGACCAGGGCCCGCAAAGAGCTGGTGATCTCCTGGCCGGAGCGGGATAACAAGGAAAAAGAGCTGGAGAAGAGCCGTTTTGTGGCTGAACTGGCAGAAAGCGGGGCCGGCAGCATCCGCCAGAACGTGCTGAGTGACGAAGAACTGCTGGCCTTTGGCAATGCCGTGCTGCAGGCAATGCCGGCACGGCTTCCTGCCGCACTGATTGACGACGCCTTTGTGGACAGCCTGTTGCAGAAGTATTCCTTAAGTGTCACACACCTGAACAGCTATCTGCGTTGTCCGCTCTCCTTCTACTTCAACACCCTGCTGCGGGTACCGGCTCCGATGAGTTCTGCCCTGACCTTTGGCTCGGCGGTCCACCACGCCCTGGAACAGCTCTTCCGCAAGATGAAGGCGGATCCAACCGGCCGGTTTCCCGCTGCGGAGGTCTTTGTGGAGGATTTTCGCTGGTTCATGCGCCGGCATGAGGAGGGTTTTACCCCGGCGGAGTTCAGGCGCCGGCTGGAGTATGGCGAGACGATCCTGCCCGGCTTTTACGCTGCCCACCATACCGGCTGGAAGCGGGATGCGCTGGTTGAGTACCCCTTCCGCAACATCCTGATGGACGGTATCCCGCTGAACGGTAAACTGGATATGCTGGAGTTTTCGGGCAACCATGTCACGGTGGTGGACTACAAGACCGGTAACCCCCAGAACGCACGCAAGAAGCTGAATCCGCCTGACCCGGAGAAGGTCGCCAAGGCGCTGGCTGAGGGCAGGGAACCGAATGATGATGACCGACTGGGCGGGGATTACTGGCGACAGGCGGTCTTCTACCGGATTCTGGTGGAACATGAACCCCGCCGTAACTGGGTTATGACCTCGGCCCGTTTTGAGTTTGTTGAGCCGGAAAAGGAAAGCGGCGAATTCAGGTCGGCCCGTTTTGAGGTCTCGGACGATGAGGTGGCCCAGGTCAGGCAGCAGGTCAAAGAGGTCTATGCCAGGATTCAGGCCAAGCAGTTTCACAACGGCTGTGGCAAGCCGGAGTGCGAGTGGTGCAGCTTTGTAAAGCGGTTTGAAGGACGCTGA
- the dinB gene encoding DNA polymerase IV → MDRVILHIDMNAFFASVEQQANPELQGKPVAVVGSGHRTVITTASYEARRFGVKTGMAIWEGKWACPELIIIVGDNKKYTQASRQMIAMLRQYTPLVEVFSIDEAFLDVTHSHALFGPPETIAGQLKARIRQELGLTCSIGIAPNKLLAKLASDMQKPDGLTVIRPERIGQTLESVAIGDLCGIGRKLERQLNLLGIRNCGQLGRFPEDILARKFGIIGPRLREMGQGIDDSPVLATEGDEQVKSVGHSMTLRKDIDTRQEILRYLLQLAEMVGRRARRYGVSGRTVSIYIRFADFFTNIQKQITLGSYINLSNDIYRAAVRLLDSMEINQPVRLLGVCLSNLEYQEQQPSLFEEERRKEQLTRAMDAVNDRFGDFKVTFGSMLNTEEKGSHVISPAWRPEGIRSVVVT, encoded by the coding sequence ATGGACAGGGTTATCCTCCACATAGACATGAATGCCTTTTTCGCCTCGGTAGAGCAGCAGGCCAACCCCGAGCTGCAAGGCAAGCCGGTGGCGGTTGTCGGCTCCGGCCACCGCACGGTCATCACCACCGCCTCCTACGAGGCCCGCCGCTTTGGGGTCAAGACCGGCATGGCCATCTGGGAGGGAAAATGGGCCTGCCCTGAACTGATCATCATTGTCGGTGATAACAAGAAATATACCCAGGCCTCCCGGCAGATGATCGCCATGCTGCGACAGTATACGCCGCTGGTGGAGGTGTTTTCCATTGACGAAGCCTTCCTTGACGTAACCCATTCCCACGCCCTGTTCGGCCCCCCTGAAACCATCGCCGGTCAGTTGAAAGCCAGGATCAGACAGGAACTGGGCCTGACTTGTTCCATCGGCATCGCCCCGAACAAACTGCTTGCCAAACTGGCCAGCGATATGCAGAAACCGGATGGACTGACGGTGATCAGGCCGGAACGGATCGGGCAGACACTGGAGTCGGTTGCCATCGGTGACCTCTGCGGCATCGGCAGAAAGCTGGAGCGCCAGTTGAACCTGCTGGGGATCAGGAACTGCGGACAACTGGGACGTTTTCCTGAAGATATTCTGGCAAGAAAATTCGGCATCATCGGCCCCAGACTCAGAGAGATGGGACAGGGGATCGACGACAGTCCGGTGCTGGCGACGGAGGGGGATGAGCAGGTCAAGAGTGTCGGCCACTCCATGACGCTGCGCAAGGATATCGACACACGGCAGGAGATCCTGCGCTACCTGCTGCAACTGGCAGAGATGGTGGGGAGACGGGCCCGGCGCTACGGCGTGAGCGGCAGAACGGTCAGCATCTACATCCGCTTTGCCGACTTTTTCACCAACATCCAGAAGCAGATCACCCTGGGCAGCTACATTAACCTCAGCAACGACATCTACCGGGCCGCGGTTCGCTTGCTGGACAGCATGGAGATCAACCAGCCGGTCAGGCTGCTGGGGGTCTGCCTGAGCAATCTGGAATACCAGGAGCAGCAGCCGTCCCTGTTTGAGGAGGAGCGCAGGAAAGAACAGCTGACCAGGGCGATGGATGCCGTCAATGACCGCTTCGGCGATTTCAAGGTCACCTTCGGCAGCATGCTGAACACGGAAGAAAAGGGGTCACACGTCATCTCGCCGGCCTGGCGGCCGGAGGGGATCAGAAGCGTGGTGGTAACGTAA
- a CDS encoding polysaccharide deacetylase family protein — translation MTKIAICAIALLLVVTTLLTAAPSEELQALSSRIAKEFAGKTPQEWGENSTGVRTRLATGDKVLALTLDACGSPKGKGIDQKLIDFLTQQQIPATLFINARWIDANPELFKQLAANPLFEIANHGMRHKPASINGRSVYGIDGTKNIRELVEEIELNARKIEGISGKRPRYYRSGTAYYDELAVQVANRLGHDVIGFSVLGDAGATLPADKVKAALLSSQPGDIVIAHMNHPEAGTGAGIMAAIPLLKKRGFRFVRLSDYQLQ, via the coding sequence ATGACCAAAATAGCCATATGTGCCATTGCCCTGCTGCTGGTTGTCACCACCCTGCTGACCGCAGCCCCGTCGGAAGAGCTCCAGGCACTGAGCAGCCGTATTGCAAAGGAGTTTGCCGGTAAAACCCCTCAAGAGTGGGGAGAAAACAGCACCGGTGTCCGTACCCGGCTTGCCACCGGCGACAAAGTGCTGGCCTTGACACTGGATGCCTGCGGTTCTCCCAAGGGAAAAGGGATTGACCAAAAACTGATTGATTTTCTGACACAGCAGCAGATCCCTGCCACTCTCTTCATCAACGCCCGCTGGATCGATGCCAACCCGGAGCTGTTCAAGCAATTGGCTGCCAACCCGCTGTTCGAGATCGCCAACCACGGGATGCGGCACAAACCGGCCTCAATCAACGGCCGCTCGGTCTACGGCATTGACGGGACCAAAAACATCAGGGAACTGGTGGAGGAGATCGAGCTGAACGCCCGCAAAATTGAAGGGATCAGCGGCAAAAGGCCACGCTATTACCGCTCCGGCACCGCCTATTACGACGAGCTGGCAGTACAGGTGGCAAACCGGCTGGGCCATGATGTGATCGGGTTTTCGGTATTGGGCGATGCGGGCGCCACCCTGCCGGCTGACAAGGTAAAAGCGGCCCTGCTCTCCTCACAACCTGGCGATATCGTCATCGCCCACATGAACCACCCCGAGGCCGGTACCGGCGCCGGCATCATGGCAGCCATACCGCTGCTCAAAAAACGGGGATTCCGGTTTGTCCGGTTGTCGGATTATCAACTGCAGTAA
- the cysD gene encoding sulfate adenylyltransferase subunit CysD, giving the protein MPVLAQLEQESIRIIREAVAEAERPVMLYSIGKDSSVMLHLALKAFYPLLPPFPLLHVDTTWKFREMISFRDATAERLGMKLLVHTNRSGLERGIDPFVHGSRIYTDVMKTEALRQVLDQYGFDMIFGGARRDEEKSRAKERVFSFRNSQHRWEPREQRPEFWGIPNLMKNRGESFRVFPLSDWTELDVWRYIRQEQIPVVPLYFAAERPVVERQGQLLMVDDTRLPLMPDEQVRRAKVRFRTLGCYPLTAATLSDAGDVEAVIRELETATLSERCGRLIDFDQTGSMELKKQEGYF; this is encoded by the coding sequence ATGCCTGTCCTGGCACAATTGGAACAGGAGTCGATACGGATCATTCGTGAAGCGGTTGCCGAGGCAGAACGTCCGGTCATGCTCTACTCCATCGGCAAGGACTCGTCGGTGATGCTGCACCTTGCCCTGAAGGCGTTTTATCCCCTCTTGCCGCCTTTTCCCCTGCTGCATGTCGATACCACCTGGAAATTCCGTGAGATGATCAGCTTCAGGGATGCCACGGCTGAACGGCTCGGGATGAAGCTGCTGGTACACACCAACCGCTCCGGGCTTGAGCGGGGTATTGATCCGTTTGTGCATGGCAGCCGGATCTATACCGATGTCATGAAGACCGAGGCGCTGCGGCAGGTTCTGGATCAGTACGGTTTTGACATGATCTTCGGCGGTGCCCGCCGTGATGAGGAGAAAAGCAGGGCCAAGGAGCGGGTCTTTTCCTTCCGGAACAGTCAGCATCGCTGGGAACCGCGGGAACAGCGTCCGGAGTTCTGGGGGATTCCGAACCTGATGAAAAACAGAGGCGAAAGCTTCCGGGTCTTTCCGCTCTCCGACTGGACCGAGCTGGATGTCTGGCGCTATATCCGGCAGGAACAGATTCCGGTGGTGCCGCTCTACTTCGCTGCCGAACGGCCGGTGGTGGAGCGTCAGGGGCAGTTGCTGATGGTGGATGATACACGCCTGCCGCTGATGCCGGACGAGCAGGTGCGCAGGGCCAAAGTCCGTTTTCGCACCCTGGGCTGCTATCCCCTGACTGCCGCAACCCTTTCCGATGCCGGAGATGTTGAGGCGGTCATCCGTGAGCTGGAAACCGCAACCCTGTCGGAACGCTGCGGCCGTCTGATCGACTTTGACCAGACCGGCAGCATGGAACTGAAAAAGCAGGAAGGGTACTTTTGA
- the cysC gene encoding adenylyl-sulfate kinase, with the protein MKTSDAVLRILACGSVDDGKSTLIGHLLFLTGNLAEDQLRVLYEESARLGRSGAAPDYSLLLDGLLAERQQGITIDVAHRYLATATRKYILADAPGHEQYTRNMATAASRCDAAILLLDATTGFLPQTRRHALICALFGIRQLLLVVNKMDLTGWSRERFLEISDHCRQLTEDLTLFGVCPEQPVVVPVSALAGDNLTARSPHTSWYDGPTVLDWLQSVPCADLRRDNGARLPVQYVLHAGQQWADSRQVLPELLRSSGSDVFRGYCGHLSGGSLQQGERVAILPSGVETSVQQIWSGFRLIEKAEPGQEIALTLAGEQDVVRGDCIVPAGNRPEQADRFKVRVVCLDTQALLPGRRYRFRSACGSATAEITRIRNRIGLASYQRLAADRLEMNDVGEVELQLSRQLPFDPFDRNSQTGSFVLIDQGSHASVACGMILHPLRRAANIHRHRETVAPDERALLKAQRPCVIWLTGLSASGKSSIANALERLLVDQGCHTMLLDGDNIRHGLNRDLGFTEPDRIENIRRIGEVAKLMTEAGLIVITAFISPYRSDRDMVRQMFAEGDFFEIHVATPLEVCEQRDPKGLYRLARSGVIPNFTGINSPYEEPLQAELVLAAGASQTADDAMAIVGMLRSCGKLQPATDQAVPEEGV; encoded by the coding sequence ATGAAGACCTCCGATGCTGTGTTGCGCATACTGGCCTGCGGCAGTGTGGACGACGGCAAGTCCACGCTGATCGGACACCTGCTGTTTCTGACCGGCAATCTGGCTGAGGACCAGCTGCGGGTGCTGTACGAAGAGAGTGCCCGGCTCGGCAGAAGCGGTGCTGCCCCGGATTATTCCCTGTTATTGGACGGGTTGTTGGCCGAGCGGCAACAGGGCATTACCATTGATGTTGCCCACCGCTATCTGGCAACCGCCACGCGCAAGTATATCCTGGCCGATGCGCCGGGCCATGAACAGTATACCCGCAACATGGCAACGGCAGCCTCCCGTTGTGATGCCGCCATCCTGCTCTTGGATGCCACAACCGGTTTTCTGCCGCAGACACGCCGCCATGCCCTGATCTGTGCCCTGTTCGGCATCCGGCAGCTGCTGCTGGTGGTCAACAAGATGGATCTGACCGGCTGGAGCCGGGAGCGTTTTCTGGAGATCAGCGATCATTGCCGTCAGCTGACCGAAGATCTGACGCTGTTTGGTGTCTGTCCGGAACAGCCTGTTGTCGTGCCTGTTTCGGCGCTTGCAGGTGATAACCTGACGGCACGCTCCCCCCATACTTCCTGGTATGACGGACCGACCGTGCTGGACTGGCTTCAGTCGGTGCCCTGCGCGGATCTTAGGAGGGACAATGGCGCCAGGCTGCCGGTACAATATGTGTTGCATGCCGGACAGCAGTGGGCTGACAGCAGACAGGTACTGCCGGAGCTGCTGCGCAGCAGTGGCTCCGACGTGTTCAGGGGCTATTGCGGCCATCTCTCGGGAGGTTCCCTGCAGCAGGGCGAACGGGTGGCCATCCTGCCCTCCGGTGTCGAAACCTCTGTACAACAGATCTGGTCCGGCTTCCGGCTGATCGAGAAGGCGGAGCCGGGACAGGAGATCGCCCTGACCCTGGCCGGTGAGCAGGATGTCGTACGGGGGGACTGTATTGTCCCGGCCGGTAACCGTCCGGAACAGGCCGATCGCTTCAAGGTGCGGGTCGTGTGCCTGGATACGCAGGCACTGTTGCCGGGTCGTCGCTACCGGTTCCGTTCGGCCTGCGGTAGTGCAACGGCAGAAATAACCCGTATCAGAAACAGGATCGGGCTTGCCAGCTACCAGCGCCTGGCTGCCGACCGGCTGGAGATGAATGACGTTGGCGAGGTCGAACTCCAGCTTTCCCGGCAGCTGCCCTTTGATCCCTTCGACCGGAACTCCCAGACCGGTTCCTTTGTCCTGATTGATCAGGGGAGCCACGCAAGTGTTGCCTGCGGTATGATTCTGCACCCGTTGCGCCGCGCCGCCAACATTCACCGTCACCGGGAGACGGTGGCACCTGACGAGCGGGCCCTGCTCAAGGCGCAGCGCCCCTGCGTGATCTGGCTGACCGGGCTTTCCGCTTCCGGTAAAAGCAGCATCGCTAACGCCCTGGAACGGCTGCTGGTTGATCAGGGCTGCCATACCATGCTGCTGGATGGCGACAATATCCGGCATGGCCTCAACCGGGATCTCGGTTTTACCGAGCCGGACCGGATTGAAAATATCCGGCGGATCGGCGAGGTGGCAAAGCTGATGACCGAGGCGGGATTGATCGTGATTACCGCCTTCATCTCGCCCTATCGTTCCGATCGTGACATGGTGCGCCAGATGTTTGCCGAGGGCGATTTTTTTGAGATACATGTGGCAACTCCCCTTGAGGTCTGCGAACAGCGTGACCCCAAGGGGCTGTACCGCCTGGCGCGCAGCGGTGTGATCCCCAACTTTACCGGTATCAACTCCCCCTACGAAGAACCGTTGCAGGCCGAACTGGTCCTTGCAGCCGGAGCCTCGCAGACCGCCGACGATGCGATGGCCATTGTCGGCATGCTGCGCAGCTGCGGCAAGTTGCAGCCTGCAACGGATCAGGCCGTTCCTGAGGAGGGTGTGTGA
- a CDS encoding transglycosylase SLT domain-containing protein — protein sequence MMLLKRDQYNKPDHPPQDYRTAMTYKLHRLLAASLTMLAATATLTCAGSTITGNDQLRKAASLLRNNQNQEALQAAAGAPADGPRNLVAGEAALRLKRYDEAIRYLADAERGYPLLADIAAALKADALFGKRQYREAAAAATAAAQRSPTPAVSRRMEKLAADALFEAGDLKAALAAYRQFTTRHSLGRDHIDALFQTALCQEGLNELPAAVQLYRTIYLQHPASNPASKVMERLKALEKRGQKDAGSFTAEEQFRRGQLLLANNQPSAAAWAFAGIPRTNLPEELLAQIELKSGQAAIKQRRYSLAEPFLKRAAAARSTTTRDEARLTLARVEERQGGSEKALARLLALASEKGPLADDALLEAALINKHNGRHTDASQILQRLIKDFPASSLIPRAGWELAWGQYLAGNLTAAAESFKPLFKDTLYRERALYWYARCQERQNRPADAERSYKQLLGEFPYGFYAAWHRVRSGKPTGWMALPEGTPEPALPEGSQRVQALASLGILEEARTELAVFKAKGPDKETAPGMARLQNLAGDLHGSIVTFHQNRPAVIDRSTLPFWALGFPRPYADLFSRNSTTNGLSDALVLSLAKAESSFRADVKSPAGAIGLMQMMPATARLTAGYKGKNYNPLWLVDPEYNIRLGTKHLRELLNQYHQDQVYTLAAYNAGAGAVNRWRKSFGDLPRDEFVENIPYQETRDYVKKIVAYMAVYRSLYRIQ from the coding sequence ATGATGTTACTGAAAAGAGACCAGTACAACAAACCGGATCACCCTCCACAGGACTACCGTACCGCTATGACCTATAAACTGCATCGTCTTCTGGCAGCCTCCCTGACCATGCTGGCCGCCACGGCAACTCTGACCTGCGCCGGTTCCACCATAACCGGCAACGACCAACTCCGCAAGGCCGCCAGCTTACTACGTAACAACCAGAATCAAGAGGCGCTGCAGGCCGCCGCCGGCGCACCTGCCGACGGCCCCCGCAACCTGGTGGCCGGCGAGGCGGCCCTGCGCCTGAAACGGTATGACGAGGCGATCCGCTATCTGGCCGATGCCGAGCGCGGTTATCCACTGCTGGCGGATATTGCAGCAGCCCTGAAGGCCGATGCCCTGTTCGGCAAAAGGCAGTACCGCGAGGCGGCTGCCGCTGCCACTGCCGCAGCACAGCGCTCACCGACACCGGCCGTCAGCCGCCGGATGGAGAAACTGGCAGCCGACGCCCTGTTTGAAGCGGGTGACCTGAAGGCGGCCCTGGCCGCCTACCGGCAGTTCACCACCCGGCACAGCCTGGGCAGGGATCATATTGATGCCCTGTTTCAGACCGCCCTCTGCCAGGAGGGGCTGAACGAGTTGCCTGCAGCGGTCCAGCTCTATCGCACCATCTATCTGCAACACCCTGCCTCAAACCCCGCCTCAAAGGTCATGGAGCGTCTAAAGGCGCTGGAGAAGCGGGGACAGAAGGATGCCGGTTCCTTTACGGCAGAAGAACAGTTCCGGCGGGGGCAGCTCTTGCTTGCCAACAATCAGCCCAGTGCAGCGGCCTGGGCCTTTGCCGGCATCCCGCGTACCAACCTGCCTGAAGAACTGCTGGCACAGATTGAACTGAAGTCAGGCCAGGCGGCAATCAAACAGCGCCGTTACTCCCTTGCTGAACCATTCCTGAAACGGGCCGCTGCTGCCCGTAGCACGACAACCAGGGATGAGGCCAGACTGACGCTGGCACGGGTGGAAGAGCGGCAGGGCGGCTCTGAAAAGGCACTGGCCCGTCTGCTGGCGCTCGCCTCTGAAAAAGGGCCGCTCGCCGATGATGCCCTGCTGGAGGCAGCCCTGATCAACAAACACAACGGCCGCCACACCGATGCATCCCAGATCCTACAGCGCCTGATCAAGGATTTCCCCGCATCCAGCCTGATTCCCCGGGCCGGCTGGGAGCTGGCCTGGGGACAGTATCTGGCAGGCAACCTGACTGCTGCTGCAGAAAGTTTCAAGCCGCTGTTCAAGGATACGCTCTATCGCGAACGGGCCCTGTACTGGTATGCCCGTTGCCAGGAACGGCAAAACAGACCGGCAGATGCCGAGCGTTCCTACAAGCAGTTGCTGGGTGAGTTCCCCTACGGTTTTTACGCAGCCTGGCACCGGGTACGCAGCGGCAAGCCGACCGGCTGGATGGCGTTGCCGGAAGGGACTCCCGAACCGGCACTGCCCGAAGGTAGCCAACGGGTTCAGGCACTGGCATCCCTGGGAATACTGGAGGAGGCCCGTACCGAGCTGGCCGTCTTCAAGGCCAAGGGCCCGGACAAGGAGACCGCACCGGGCATGGCCCGCCTGCAGAACCTTGCCGGCGACCTGCACGGTTCGATTGTCACCTTTCACCAGAACCGTCCGGCTGTTATTGACCGCTCCACCCTGCCGTTCTGGGCGCTTGGGTTCCCCCGTCCCTATGCTGATCTGTTCAGCCGCAACAGCACCACAAACGGCCTGTCAGATGCCCTGGTCCTCTCCCTGGCCAAGGCGGAGAGCAGCTTTCGGGCCGATGTCAAATCCCCTGCCGGGGCGATCGGTCTGATGCAGATGATGCCGGCAACAGCCCGTTTGACAGCCGGCTACAAGGGTAAGAACTACAACCCGCTCTGGCTGGTTGACCCGGAATACAACATCAGGCTGGGCACCAAGCATCTGCGGGAGCTGTTGAACCAGTATCATCAGGATCAGGTCTACACCCTGGCCGCCTACAACGCCGGAGCAGGGGCGGTTAACCGTTGGCGCAAGTCCTTTGGCGATCTGCCCAGGGATGAGTTTGTTGAAAACATCCCCTATCAGGAGACCCGCGACTACGTCAAAAAGATCGTGGCCTACATGGCGGTCTACCGTTCACTCTACCGGATTCAATAG
- a CDS encoding sulfite exporter TauE/SafE family protein: MSSDLQLFWVCLGIGFGAQFVAGCLGMGYSVTISSVLLSMGISPSVASASVHTSEVVNRLLSGLAHYRYGNVETRTFKLLALYGMAGAFIGAFVVVHTPVSLMRPLVAAGLLIMGLRILRSAFRQLPQAFVQRTRLGLLGFVGGFVDVIGGGGWGPVVTATLILQGKATNLVVGSINFAKFFVAVVESATLLLLLKSPNWLMIAGLIAGGAVAAPIAAYTCAYVPKRLLTILVGSLVCILSLRTLLRTLS, from the coding sequence GTGAGTAGCGATCTGCAGCTCTTTTGGGTCTGTCTGGGGATCGGTTTTGGCGCCCAGTTTGTGGCCGGCTGTCTGGGGATGGGCTACAGTGTAACCATCTCGTCCGTGCTGCTCAGCATGGGGATCAGCCCCTCGGTTGCAAGCGCATCCGTGCATACCTCGGAGGTGGTCAACCGCCTGTTGTCAGGGCTTGCCCATTATCGTTACGGCAATGTCGAGACACGCACCTTTAAGCTGCTGGCGCTGTACGGGATGGCCGGCGCCTTTATCGGCGCCTTTGTGGTGGTACATACGCCGGTCTCCCTGATGCGCCCGCTGGTCGCTGCCGGGCTGCTGATCATGGGGCTGCGGATTCTGCGTTCGGCCTTCCGGCAGTTGCCGCAGGCGTTTGTTCAGCGGACCCGTCTGGGGCTGTTGGGCTTTGTCGGCGGTTTTGTGGATGTCATTGGCGGCGGCGGGTGGGGTCCGGTGGTGACGGCGACCTTGATCCTGCAGGGCAAGGCAACCAATCTGGTGGTCGGTTCCATCAATTTTGCCAAATTTTTTGTTGCGGTGGTGGAATCGGCAACCCTGCTGCTGCTGCTCAAATCACCCAACTGGCTGATGATTGCCGGTTTGATTGCCGGAGGTGCGGTTGCCGCCCCCATTGCGGCCTACACCTGCGCCTACGTGCCGAAACGGCTGTTGACCATACTGGTGGGGAGTCTGGTCTGCATCTTGAGTCTGCGGACCCTGCTGCGGACCTTGTCGTAG